TCGACCACCAAAAGGTGAGCAAGGCGATCGCCGCGGCGGAAGCGCAAAGCGACGGCGAAATCATCGCGGTCACCACCGACCTTAGCGATGCGTATCACGACGTCGCGTTGCACTGGGCGGTGCTGGTGATGATCGCGACTCTCGCCATCTTCGCCGCCGCGCCGTCCGTGCTGCATTTCTGGTTCGGCATCTTCTTCGGCGGCTGGCGGCCCGACCCGTCACTTGCTGAGTTGTTGACGCTTCTGCTGTTCGCCGCGGTCATCAAGTTCACCGCCGTCCTGCTGATCCTGAAATATGTGCCGCTGCGGCTGGCATTGACGCCGGGCGCGACCAAGACCCGGCGGGTACGGCGGCGCGCCATCTCCATTTTCAAAGCGGGGGCTGAACGCCGCACCGTCGGGCGAACGGGCGTGCTCATCTATCTGTCGATGGGGGAGCATCGTGCCGAGATCGTCGCCGATGAAGCCATCACCCACGTGACCACGCCCGAAACCTGGGGCGAAGCCATGGCGGCGCTGCTGGTCGAGGTGAAGGCGGGGCGCATCGCCGACGGCATGGTGGCGGCGATCGAGCAGGTCGGCGTCGTCCTCGCCGAACACTTCCCGCGTTCTTCCACGGACACCAATGAAATTCCGGACAAATTGATCGAGTTGTGACCCAGGACGATCCTCCGGAAGAAGTGATGTGGGCGGGCAAATATGTTCGCGCCATGCGCCAGGGGCAGTGGGAATATGCCAGCCGCACTCACGGCACGCGGGCCGTCGTGATCCTTGCCGAGCATGACGGAAAAATCATCCTGATCGATCAACCGCGCGTCGCCGTCGGTCGACGCTGCCTTGAGCTTCCGGCGGGCTTGATCGGCGACATCGACGCCGGCGAGACGGTCGAGGCCGCGGCGGTCAAGGAGCTGGAAGAGGAAACCGGCTTTACCGCTGAGCGGATTGAACGGCTTGGGGATTTCCATGCGTCGCCGGGCATGTTGTCCGAAAGCTTCACCCTCGTGCGCGCGCATGGTGTGCGCCGGATCGGGTCTGGCGGCGGCGACGAGCATGAGGACATCAGCGTTCATCTCGTGGCGCGGGAAGAAATTGCGGACTTCATTCAGCGCAAGCGCGGCGAAGGACTGGCGGTCGACGCCAAGCTGCTGATTTTCCTGAACTTCTGACTCAGTTGGTGTTCACGATCTGCCGTTTATCGAACTTTGTCTTGCAGGCCGGGAACAGATCGTTACGCGGTCGCGCACGGTTTTTGGAAATGTCGAGGGGTTTAGAGCATGAAGCGGATGATGTTGGCCGGGAGTGCGATGGTCGCGCTGACGACGGGTTTGGTGGGACAGGCGATGGCTGCTGATGCGATTGCGGCCGCGGGTGCGCAGGCGGCGGCACAAGCCGTGCCGAACAATATCCTGCTGCAGGAGTGGACGGGCCCGTATGACGGGGTGCCGCCGTGGGACAAGGTCCAGCCGAACCAGTTCGCCCCGGCCTTCCAGTTTGCGATCGACGAGCAGCGCCGCGAATATCAGGCGATTGCCAACAATCCCGAAGCGCCGACCTTCGCCAACACGATCGAGGCGGGCGAGCGCGCGGGCCAGCGGCTCGGCCGCGTCCTGGCGGTGTTCGGGGTGCACACCGATAATCTGTCGACACCGGAAATCCAGGCGATCGACAAGGAATGGTCGCCCAAGCTGACCGCGGCGTTCGACGAAATCACGCTCGATCCCAAGCTCTTCGCGCGGGTCGAGACACTCTACAACAATCGCGCCTCGCTTGGCCTCGACGCCAAGCAGACGCGCCTGCTCGAACGCACCTATGAATCGATGGTGCGCAACGGCGCCAAGCTCAACCCGCAACAGAAAGCGCAGCTGAGCCAGATCAACCAGCAACTGTCGTCGCTGTTTTCGGACTTCAACAATAATCTCCTGGCTGACGAAGGCACGTTCATCCGTGCCACGGCAGCCGAAATGGCGGGCGTTTCGGACGACGTGAAGAATGCCGCGGCGGAGGTCGCCAAGTCCAAGGGGTTGCCGGCGGGTACCTATGCGATCCGTAACACGCGTTCGGCGGTCGAGCCGGTGCTGACCTTCGGCAGCAACCGCGCGCTTCGCCAGAAGGTGTTCAACGCCTTCGTCAACCGCGGCGACAACGGCAATGCCAACGACAATAATGCCAACATCGCCAAGATCGTGAAGCTGCGCGCCGATCGCGCCAAGCTGCTCGGCTATCCGACGCACGCGCATTGGCGGATGCAGGACACGATGGCCAAGGATCCGCAACGCGCGATGGACCTGATGATGCGCGTGTGGACCCCGGCGGTTGCCCGCGTGAAGGAAGAGGTTGCAGACCAGATGCCGTTCGCACGGCGCGACGGGATCACGCGGATCGAGCCGTGGGACTATCGTTATTACCAGGAGAAGGTGCGCAAGGCGAAATACGACCTCAGCGAAGATGAGATCAAACCTTATCTCGAGCTGTCGAACCTGGTGAACGGCATGTTCTGGTCGGCCGGTCAGCTGTACGGCCTGCAGTTCAAGGAAAACACCGGCACCGTGCCGGTCTTCCACCCGGACGTGCGGACGTTCGAAGTGAGCCGCAACGGGCAGATCACGGGCCTGTTCTATCTCGATACCTACGGGCGTGAGGGCAAGCGTTCGGGCGCGTGGATGACGACCTACCGCAGTCGTGCGGGCCTGCTCGGCGACGACATCGTGCTTGCATCGAACAACAACAATTTCACCAAGCCCGCTGCGGGCCAGCCGGTGCTCGTTAGCCTCGACGACGCATCGACGCTGTTCCACGAATTCGGCCACGCCATCCATTACCTGCTGATGGACGTGAAATATCCGTCGCTTGGCGGGTCGCAGCGCGACTTCGTCGAATACCCCAGCCAGGTGAATGAGAATTGGCTGCTCACCCGCCCGGTGCTCGAGCGCTTCGCCAAGCACTACCAGACGGGCCAGCCGATGCCGCAAGCGCTGGTTGACAAGATCGAGAAAGCCGAGACCTTCAATCAGGGCTTCTCGACCGTCGAATATCTGTCCTCGGCGCTGGTCGACATGAAGCTGCACTTGAAGCCCGACGGCGTGATCAATGCCGACGCCTTCGAGCGTCAGACGTTGGGCGAACTTGGCATGCCGCGCGAGATGGTGATGCGTCACCGCCTTCCGCAATTCGGGCATTTGTTCTCGGGCGACAGCTATTCGGCCGGCTATTATTCCTACCTGTGGTCGGAAACGATGGACGCCGACACCTGGGCGGCGTTCGAGGAGACCGGCAATCCGTTCGACAAGGCGACCGCGGACCGTTTCCGTACGACCTTGCTGACGACCGGCAACGAAACCGACCGGGCGGAGGCATACCGCCAGTTCCGCGGCCGCGATCCGGACGTCAACGCGCTGCTCAAGCGCCGCGGCTTTCCGACCGGCGGCGCCGCGCCGGCACCTGCAGCGCCCGCAACGTCGGGCGAGCGCGGCGAACGCGGCAAGCGGTAAGGCGGATCGCCATAAGTGAATGAACCGGGCGGGCCAGGGCGCGTTTTTCGTGCCGTGGCCCGCTTAGTTCATCTTTCCGACCTGCATTTCGGCGCGCACGACGACCGGCTGGTTGCCGCCGTCGAAACCAGCGTTGCCGACCTCAAGCCCGACCTGGTCGTCATCAGCGGCGACTTCACGCAGCGTGCGCGCACCGAACAGTTCGAAGAAGCGTGCCGATTCCTCGATCGTATCCGCCAGACCGGCGTCGAGGTGCTTGGCGTTCCGGGGAACCACGACGTCCCCTTGTACGACGTTCTGCGGCGTTTCCTGTCGCCGCTGACGCGCTACCGCCGCTATATCGACGAGACGCTTTGTCCCTTCCATGAGCTTCCGGGCGTTGCCGTGCTCGGGCTCAACACCGCGCGTTCGCTGACCTTCAAGGACGGCCGCCTGAACGAGGAGCAGGTCGCCTTCATCCGCAACACTTTTGCGCGCGTGCCCGAGCAATCCTTCCGTATCCTCGTCACGCATCATCCGCTGTTCGCGCTTCAGGTTGGGGACGATCTGACTCCGGCCATTGGGCGCCAGGAACTCGCGCTCGACGCGGTCCAGGATGCGGGGGTGGACATGCTTCTCGCCGGTCATAACCATCATGCCTCGACCCATGAAGCGGGCGATCTGGTGACGCGCGCCGGCGGCACCCTGGTGGTTCAGGCAGGCACCGCGACCTCGACCCGCGTGCGCGAACAGGATCAGAGCTTCAATACCATCGATGTCGGCGACGGCGCGGTGACGATCACCGTCAACCACTGGCAGTCCGACAGGTTCTGTCCCGCGGACGCCGAGAAGTTCCAGTGGCAGGATGGCCGCTGGAAATCGGGCAAGGCGGCCGAGCCAGCGCACTGACTTGTCCCCGCTGCCGCCGCTCGCCTAGACGCCGGTCATGACACTTCCGCCCGGCTTTGATCTCGACGGCTTCGTCCAGCGTACGCTGGCCGAAGATCTGGGCCAGGGTGGCGACGTGACGTCTGCCGCCACCATCGCCGAGGAAGCGCGCTTCACGGCGGTGATGGACAGCCGCGAGGAGATCGTCATTGCGGGGCTGGAGATCGCCGCTGCCTTCTTCCGCAAGCTCGATCCCCAAGTCGATCTCGCGGCGATGGCCGCCGATGGAGATCGTGTTCCCGCAGGGGCGGACCTGATGCGCTTGTCGGGCGCCGCGCGCGCCATGCTGACGGCCGAGCGATCCGCCTTGAACACGCTTCAGCATCTGTCGGGCATAGCGACGTTTACCCGGCGCTATATCGACGCCATCGCGGGCACGGGCGCGGTCCTGCTCGACACGCGCAAGACGACGCCGGGCCTGCGCATCCTCGAAAAATATGCGGCGCGTATGGG
The sequence above is drawn from the Sphingomonas lutea genome and encodes:
- a CDS encoding TPM domain-containing protein, encoding MVIPRMSEVDHQKVSKAIAAAEAQSDGEIIAVTTDLSDAYHDVALHWAVLVMIATLAIFAAAPSVLHFWFGIFFGGWRPDPSLAELLTLLLFAAVIKFTAVLLILKYVPLRLALTPGATKTRRVRRRAISIFKAGAERRTVGRTGVLIYLSMGEHRAEIVADEAITHVTTPETWGEAMAALLVEVKAGRIADGMVAAIEQVGVVLAEHFPRSSTDTNEIPDKLIEL
- a CDS encoding NUDIX hydrolase is translated as MTQDDPPEEVMWAGKYVRAMRQGQWEYASRTHGTRAVVILAEHDGKIILIDQPRVAVGRRCLELPAGLIGDIDAGETVEAAAVKELEEETGFTAERIERLGDFHASPGMLSESFTLVRAHGVRRIGSGGGDEHEDISVHLVAREEIADFIQRKRGEGLAVDAKLLIFLNF
- a CDS encoding M3 family metallopeptidase is translated as MKRMMLAGSAMVALTTGLVGQAMAADAIAAAGAQAAAQAVPNNILLQEWTGPYDGVPPWDKVQPNQFAPAFQFAIDEQRREYQAIANNPEAPTFANTIEAGERAGQRLGRVLAVFGVHTDNLSTPEIQAIDKEWSPKLTAAFDEITLDPKLFARVETLYNNRASLGLDAKQTRLLERTYESMVRNGAKLNPQQKAQLSQINQQLSSLFSDFNNNLLADEGTFIRATAAEMAGVSDDVKNAAAEVAKSKGLPAGTYAIRNTRSAVEPVLTFGSNRALRQKVFNAFVNRGDNGNANDNNANIAKIVKLRADRAKLLGYPTHAHWRMQDTMAKDPQRAMDLMMRVWTPAVARVKEEVADQMPFARRDGITRIEPWDYRYYQEKVRKAKYDLSEDEIKPYLELSNLVNGMFWSAGQLYGLQFKENTGTVPVFHPDVRTFEVSRNGQITGLFYLDTYGREGKRSGAWMTTYRSRAGLLGDDIVLASNNNNFTKPAAGQPVLVSLDDASTLFHEFGHAIHYLLMDVKYPSLGGSQRDFVEYPSQVNENWLLTRPVLERFAKHYQTGQPMPQALVDKIEKAETFNQGFSTVEYLSSALVDMKLHLKPDGVINADAFERQTLGELGMPREMVMRHRLPQFGHLFSGDSYSAGYYSYLWSETMDADTWAAFEETGNPFDKATADRFRTTLLTTGNETDRAEAYRQFRGRDPDVNALLKRRGFPTGGAAPAPAAPATSGERGERGKR
- a CDS encoding metallophosphoesterase family protein; this translates as MARLVHLSDLHFGAHDDRLVAAVETSVADLKPDLVVISGDFTQRARTEQFEEACRFLDRIRQTGVEVLGVPGNHDVPLYDVLRRFLSPLTRYRRYIDETLCPFHELPGVAVLGLNTARSLTFKDGRLNEEQVAFIRNTFARVPEQSFRILVTHHPLFALQVGDDLTPAIGRQELALDAVQDAGVDMLLAGHNHHASTHEAGDLVTRAGGTLVVQAGTATSTRVREQDQSFNTIDVGDGAVTITVNHWQSDRFCPADAEKFQWQDGRWKSGKAAEPAH
- the nadC gene encoding carboxylating nicotinate-nucleotide diphosphorylase — translated: MTLPPGFDLDGFVQRTLAEDLGQGGDVTSAATIAEEARFTAVMDSREEIVIAGLEIAAAFFRKLDPQVDLAAMAADGDRVPAGADLMRLSGAARAMLTAERSALNTLQHLSGIATFTRRYIDAIAGTGAVLLDTRKTTPGLRILEKYAARMGGAQNHRMRLDDGVLIKDNHVAVCGGVAEAVGRAKAANTGLQVQVEVDRIDQIEPALAAGADRLLLDNMPVPVLCEAVALVAGRVPLEASGGVNLDTIRGIAETGVDFISVGRITQSAPAVDIGLDYALT